A single Thermosynechococcus vestitus BP-1 DNA region contains:
- a CDS encoding YbaB/EbfC family nucleoid-associated protein, whose translation MAQGQGFGFGLGKMKELAAAIQKAQQVQEGAKKLQEDLERMDIEGQAAGGAVKVIMSGTQEPRRVEISPDLLSEGAEVLSDLVTAAMRDAYQKSTATMRERMEELTGSLNVPGLG comes from the coding sequence ATGGCACAGGGACAGGGTTTTGGCTTCGGCCTTGGCAAAATGAAAGAGCTGGCCGCCGCTATCCAAAAAGCGCAGCAAGTTCAAGAGGGCGCCAAGAAGCTTCAGGAAGACCTTGAAAGAATGGATATTGAGGGTCAAGCCGCGGGGGGTGCCGTGAAAGTGATTATGAGTGGCACCCAAGAACCCCGCCGCGTTGAGATCAGCCCCGATCTCCTGAGTGAAGGGGCTGAAGTGCTCTCCGACTTGGTGACAGCCGCCATGCGCGATGCGTACCAAAAATCTACTGCCACTATGCGGGAACGGATGGAAGAGTTGACAGGTAGCTTGAACGTTCCGGGTCTTGGTTAA
- a CDS encoding response regulator: MAPKLRLLIVEDDPMMQLGLGQALGEQFAVVGYAEDGYGAIDLTRQLQPQVIVMDIGLPRLDGIAATQRLKREFPDIRVVMLTSHQSALEAVAALSSGADAYCIKGERIERLLMAIAAAQEGATYLDPQIARHVIQHLHSPQPTMDYHLSQRELDVLKLMVEGYSNPEIAGKLFLSPNTVKTHVRGILNKLAVDDRVQAAVVALRNGLV, from the coding sequence ATGGCACCCAAGCTGCGGCTCCTGATTGTTGAAGATGACCCAATGATGCAACTCGGGCTAGGACAAGCCCTAGGAGAGCAGTTTGCTGTGGTGGGTTATGCCGAAGATGGCTATGGCGCCATTGATTTGACACGGCAATTACAGCCGCAAGTGATAGTTATGGACATTGGCCTACCCAGGCTAGATGGGATTGCAGCGACCCAACGGCTGAAGCGAGAATTTCCTGACATTCGTGTGGTGATGCTCACCTCTCACCAATCGGCCCTTGAAGCCGTTGCTGCCCTTTCTAGTGGTGCCGACGCCTACTGTATCAAGGGGGAAAGGATTGAGCGATTACTGATGGCGATCGCGGCGGCCCAAGAGGGAGCCACCTATCTTGATCCCCAGATTGCTCGCCACGTCATCCAGCACCTGCATTCTCCCCAACCGACAATGGACTATCACCTTTCACAGCGGGAACTGGATGTCCTGAAGCTAATGGTGGAAGGTTACAGTAATCCTGAAATTGCCGGCAAACTGTTTTTGAGTCCAAATACGGTCAAGACCCATGTGCGCGGTATTTTGAACAAGTTGGCGGTGGATGACCGGGTGCAGGCGGCAGTTGTTGCCCTCCGTAACGGTTTAGTCTAG
- a CDS encoding FHA domain-containing protein, translating into MASPTNEATVLASDQESSPLWQMSRPASVEELPLLQPKVRVGRSLHNKIVISYPTISRRHFEIVKTDTGYRIRDLDSKLGLVYGDRPIKEKDLKDKDIFYIGANVQTLH; encoded by the coding sequence ATGGCATCCCCTACCAATGAGGCAACGGTTTTAGCCTCGGATCAAGAATCATCCCCTTTGTGGCAAATGAGTAGGCCTGCTTCTGTGGAGGAGTTGCCGCTCCTACAACCTAAGGTGCGGGTAGGGCGATCGCTCCACAATAAGATTGTGATTTCCTATCCGACCATTTCGCGGCGTCACTTTGAAATTGTTAAGACGGATACAGGTTATCGCATCCGTGATTTGGACAGTAAGCTAGGTCTGGTCTATGGCGATCGCCCCATCAAGGAAAAAGACCTCAAGGACAAGGATATCTTCTACATCGGTGCCAACGTCCAGACCCTCCACTAG
- a CDS encoding WD40 repeat domain-containing protein has protein sequence MAVAGYGGVGLWSTKDWDADPQELGLMSAVGGVAWSATGEYCAAGNMDHTLFVWRSGDQYLWQMQGFPSKVRNLHWLETTNQAPQLLSQEGIILWHLSEDKSIWQPQVLNLHRRTVGALPIHPHGQGFVSSGDEGWLYYWQQTQPQELL, from the coding sequence TTGGCCGTTGCGGGTTATGGCGGTGTAGGGCTGTGGTCGACTAAGGATTGGGACGCCGATCCCCAAGAATTAGGATTGATGTCAGCGGTGGGCGGCGTAGCTTGGTCAGCCACAGGGGAGTATTGTGCAGCCGGCAACATGGACCACACCCTTTTTGTCTGGCGTTCGGGCGATCAGTATCTGTGGCAGATGCAGGGCTTTCCCAGTAAAGTTCGGAACCTGCATTGGTTAGAGACCACCAACCAAGCCCCCCAGCTCCTCAGTCAAGAGGGGATTATCCTCTGGCACCTCAGTGAAGATAAAAGTATCTGGCAACCCCAAGTGCTCAATCTGCACCGTCGCACTGTGGGTGCTCTCCCTATTCATCCCCACGGTCAGGGCTTTGTTTCTAGTGGCGATGAGGGATGGCTCTATTATTGGCAGCAGACTCAACCGCAGGAGTTACTTTAA
- a CDS encoding DUF4330 domain-containing protein yields MKLIDRYGRLFGKVSLLDLGAGLILLCVLAGLFLLPGRSGTSLAQMTAAQPIEVDVLVLGLSTPTPQDLIPKGSTANFIIRNQPYGQITVKNVQVLPRTVTVSQPDGSVKALPDPRPEMAFSSNLLLTLEGRGQITNNGPVLGNTAIKVGTPVELEGKEYNFRASVIAVRPL; encoded by the coding sequence ATGAAACTCATTGATCGCTATGGCCGCCTTTTTGGCAAGGTGAGTCTTTTAGACCTGGGGGCAGGGCTGATTCTCCTGTGTGTCTTAGCGGGGTTATTCCTCCTGCCGGGGCGATCGGGCACCTCCTTGGCACAAATGACCGCTGCACAACCCATTGAAGTAGATGTGCTTGTTCTGGGCCTGAGTACCCCCACTCCCCAAGACCTGATTCCCAAGGGCAGTACCGCCAACTTTATTATTCGTAACCAGCCCTACGGCCAAATCACTGTGAAAAATGTCCAGGTGCTGCCGCGCACGGTTACTGTTTCCCAGCCCGATGGGTCGGTTAAAGCCCTGCCAGATCCCCGCCCAGAGATGGCCTTTAGTAGCAACCTGCTCTTGACCCTCGAAGGCCGAGGCCAAATTACTAACAATGGCCCTGTACTAGGGAATACTGCCATCAAGGTAGGGACGCCCGTAGAACTAGAGGGCAAAGAATATAACTTCCGCGCTTCAGTGATTGCTGTTAGACCGTTGTAG
- a CDS encoding RidA family protein, giving the protein MTKVIIYTTDAPMPVGPYSQAVRQGEWVFLAGQIALDPKTGEIVGGEDVKEQTRQVMENLRAVLKAAGSDWSQVVKTTVYLADLNDFGAMNEIYAQYMDAEAAPARACVEVSRLPKGVKVEIDCIAYCPTTV; this is encoded by the coding sequence ATGACAAAAGTGATTATTTATACCACTGATGCGCCTATGCCCGTTGGTCCCTATAGTCAAGCGGTGCGGCAAGGGGAATGGGTCTTTCTTGCGGGTCAAATTGCCCTTGATCCAAAAACGGGCGAGATTGTCGGTGGCGAAGATGTCAAGGAGCAAACCCGCCAAGTAATGGAGAACCTCAGGGCTGTTCTCAAGGCCGCTGGCAGCGATTGGTCACAGGTGGTGAAAACAACCGTGTATCTCGCCGACCTCAATGACTTCGGAGCCATGAATGAAATCTATGCTCAGTACATGGATGCTGAGGCCGCGCCTGCCCGTGCCTGTGTGGAGGTATCACGGCTACCGAAGGGGGTCAAGGTTGAAATTGACTGCATTGCCTACTGTCCTACAACGGTCTAA
- the psaA gene encoding photosystem I core protein PsaA codes for MTISPPEREPKVRVVVDNDPVPTSFEKWAKPGHFDRTLARGPQTTTWIWNLHALAHDFDTHTSDLEDISRKIFSAHFGHLAVVFIWLSGMYFHGAKFSNYEAWLADPTGIKPSAQVVWPIVGQGILNGDVGGGFHGIQITSGLFQLWRASGITNEFQLYCTAIGGLVMAGLMLFAGWFHYHKRAPKLEWFQNVESMLNHHLAGLLGLGSLAWAGHQIHVSLPINKLLDAGVAAKDIPLPHEFILNPSLMAELYPKVDWGFFSGVIPFFTFNWAAYSDFLTFNGGLNPVTGGLWLSDTAHHHLAIAVLFIIAGHMYRTNWGIGHSLKEILEAHKGPFTGAGHKGLYEVLTTSWHAQLAINLAMMGSLSIIVAQHMYAMPPYPYLATDYPTQLSLFTHHMWIGGFLVVGGAAHGAIFMVRDYDPAMNQNNVLDRVLRHRDAIISHLNWVCIFLGFHSFGLYVHNDTMRAFGRPQDMFSDTGIQLQPVFAQWVQNLHTLAPGGTAPNAAATASVAFGGDVVAVGGKVAMMPIVLGTADFMVHHIHAFTIHVTVLILLKGVLFARSSRLIPDKANLGFRFPCDGPGRGGTCQVSGWDHVFLGLFWMYNCISVVIFHFSWKMQSDVWGTVAPDGTVSHITGGNFAQSAITINGWLRDFLWAQASQVIGSYGSALSAYGLLFLGAHFIWAFSLMFLFSGRGYWQELIESIVWAHNKLKVAPAIQPRALSIIQGRAVGVAHYLLGGIATTWAFFLARIISVG; via the coding sequence ATGACCATCAGTCCACCGGAGCGAGAGCCAAAGGTCAGAGTCGTGGTTGATAATGACCCGGTGCCCACATCTTTTGAAAAATGGGCAAAACCCGGGCATTTTGACCGCACGTTGGCCAGAGGACCCCAAACCACCACATGGATTTGGAACCTCCATGCTCTTGCCCACGATTTTGATACACACACGAGCGACCTTGAAGATATCTCCCGCAAAATCTTCAGTGCACACTTCGGCCATCTGGCTGTGGTGTTCATCTGGCTGAGTGGGATGTACTTCCACGGTGCAAAATTCTCAAACTATGAGGCTTGGCTGGCCGATCCCACCGGTATCAAGCCCAGTGCTCAAGTGGTCTGGCCCATTGTGGGTCAGGGCATTCTCAATGGTGATGTCGGCGGTGGTTTCCACGGCATCCAAATCACCTCGGGGCTATTCCAACTGTGGCGTGCCTCTGGGATCACCAATGAGTTCCAGCTTTACTGCACCGCAATCGGTGGCTTGGTCATGGCTGGCTTAATGCTCTTTGCAGGCTGGTTCCACTATCACAAGCGCGCTCCTAAGCTGGAATGGTTCCAAAACGTGGAATCGATGCTCAACCACCACCTTGCCGGTTTACTTGGCTTGGGATCTTTGGCTTGGGCAGGTCACCAGATCCACGTCTCACTACCCATCAACAAACTTTTGGATGCAGGGGTCGCTGCTAAGGATATTCCCTTGCCCCACGAGTTTATCCTTAACCCCAGCTTGATGGCCGAGCTATATCCCAAAGTGGATTGGGGTTTCTTTAGTGGTGTTATTCCCTTTTTCACCTTTAATTGGGCTGCCTACTCGGATTTCCTCACCTTTAACGGTGGCTTGAATCCTGTTACCGGTGGCCTGTGGCTGTCGGATACGGCTCACCACCATCTGGCGATCGCCGTCCTCTTCATCATTGCTGGTCATATGTACCGCACCAATTGGGGGATCGGCCACAGCCTAAAAGAAATCCTTGAAGCCCACAAAGGCCCCTTCACAGGTGCTGGCCATAAAGGTCTCTATGAAGTGCTGACCACCTCTTGGCATGCCCAACTGGCGATCAACCTTGCCATGATGGGCTCCCTGAGCATTATTGTGGCACAGCACATGTATGCAATGCCCCCCTATCCCTACTTGGCCACCGACTATCCAACTCAACTGTCGCTGTTTACCCACCACATGTGGATTGGTGGCTTCCTGGTCGTGGGGGGTGCTGCCCATGGTGCCATCTTCATGGTGCGTGACTACGATCCGGCCATGAATCAGAACAACGTTTTGGATCGGGTTCTGCGCCATCGCGATGCCATCATTTCTCACCTGAACTGGGTGTGCATCTTCTTGGGCTTCCACAGCTTCGGTCTGTACGTCCACAACGACACGATGCGGGCCTTCGGTCGTCCCCAAGATATGTTCTCCGATACGGGGATTCAGCTTCAGCCCGTGTTTGCCCAATGGGTGCAAAATTTACATACCCTAGCCCCCGGTGGTACTGCTCCCAATGCAGCAGCGACGGCTAGTGTCGCCTTTGGGGGTGATGTGGTTGCTGTCGGTGGCAAAGTGGCCATGATGCCCATTGTCTTGGGAACTGCCGACTTCATGGTGCATCATATTCACGCTTTCACCATTCATGTGACAGTGCTGATTCTGCTGAAGGGCGTACTCTTTGCCCGCAGCTCTCGCCTGATTCCCGATAAAGCCAACTTAGGCTTCCGCTTCCCCTGCGATGGTCCCGGTCGTGGCGGCACCTGCCAAGTCTCCGGTTGGGATCACGTCTTCTTGGGTCTGTTCTGGATGTACAACTGCATCTCCGTTGTGATTTTCCACTTTAGCTGGAAGATGCAGTCGGATGTCTGGGGTACTGTTGCCCCCGATGGTACGGTATCTCACATCACGGGCGGTAACTTTGCCCAAAGTGCCATCACCATTAATGGCTGGCTACGGGATTTCCTGTGGGCACAAGCTTCTCAGGTGATTGGCTCCTATGGTTCAGCCCTATCCGCCTATGGTTTGTTGTTCTTGGGTGCTCACTTCATTTGGGCCTTCAGCCTCATGTTCCTCTTCAGTGGCCGCGGCTACTGGCAAGAGCTAATTGAGTCCATTGTTTGGGCCCACAACAAACTAAAAGTTGCACCGGCCATTCAGCCCCGTGCCTTGAGTATCATTCAAGGCCGTGCCGTCGGTGTAGCCCATTACCTCCTAGGGGGGATTGCCACTACCTGGGCATTCTTCCTAGCTCGGATTATTTCTGTAGGATAG
- the psaB gene encoding photosystem I core protein PsaB, producing the protein MATKFPKFSQDLAQDPTTRRIWYAIAMAHDFESHDGMTEENLYQKIFASHFGHLAIIFLWVSGSLFHVAWQGNFEQWVQDPVNTRPIAHAIWDPQFGKAAVDAFTQAGASNPVDIAYSGVYHWWYTIGMRTNGDLYQGAIFLLILASLALFAGWLHLQPKFRPSLSWFKNAESRLNHHLAGLFGVSSLAWAGHLIHVAIPESRGQHVGWDNFLSTMPHPAGLAPFFTGNWGVYAQNPDTASHVFGTAQGAGTAILTFLGGFHPQTESLWLTDMAHHHLAIAVLFIVAGHMYRTQFGIGHSIKEMMDAKDFFGTKVEGPFNMPHQGIYETYNNSLHFQLGWHLACLGVITSLVAQHMYSLPPYAFIAQDHTTMAALYTHHQYIAGFLMVGAFAHGAIFLVRDYDPAQNKGNVLDRVLQHKEAIISHLSWVSLFLGFHTLGLYVHNDVVVAFGTPEKQILIEPVFAQFIQAAHGKLLYGFDTLLSNPDSIASTAWPNYGNVWLPGWLDAINSGTNSLFLTIGPGDFLVHHAIALGLHTTTLILVKGALDARGSKLMPDKKDFGYAFPCDGPGRGGTCDISAWDAFYLAMFWMLNTIGWVTFYWHWKHLGVWEGNVAQFNESSTYLMGWLRDYLWLNSSQLINGYNPFGTNNLSVWAWMFLFGHLVWATGFMFLISWRGYWQELIETLVWAHERTPLANLVRWKDKPVALSIVQARLVGLAHFSVGYILTYAAFLIASTAAKFG; encoded by the coding sequence ATGGCAACTAAATTTCCGAAGTTTAGCCAAGACCTCGCACAGGATCCGACCACACGCCGGATTTGGTACGCCATCGCCATGGCCCATGACTTTGAAAGCCACGATGGCATGACCGAGGAGAATCTTTACCAAAAGATTTTTGCCTCCCACTTTGGGCATCTGGCCATCATCTTCCTGTGGGTGTCTGGTAGCCTATTCCACGTTGCATGGCAGGGGAACTTTGAGCAATGGGTTCAAGACCCTGTCAACACCCGTCCCATCGCCCATGCGATCTGGGATCCCCAATTTGGTAAAGCGGCCGTGGACGCCTTCACCCAAGCGGGGGCTTCTAACCCTGTGGACATTGCCTACTCTGGTGTCTATCACTGGTGGTACACCATCGGTATGCGCACCAACGGCGACCTGTATCAAGGTGCCATCTTCCTGCTGATTCTGGCGTCGCTGGCTCTCTTTGCTGGCTGGCTGCACTTGCAACCCAAATTCCGTCCTAGCCTCTCTTGGTTTAAAAATGCTGAATCGCGGTTGAACCACCACTTGGCAGGTCTATTTGGGGTTAGCTCCTTAGCTTGGGCAGGCCACCTGATTCACGTAGCCATTCCTGAGTCCCGTGGTCAGCATGTGGGCTGGGATAATTTCCTGAGCACCATGCCCCACCCTGCCGGTCTGGCACCTTTCTTTACGGGGAACTGGGGCGTCTATGCCCAAAACCCTGACACGGCTAGCCACGTCTTTGGCACGGCACAGGGTGCTGGCACTGCGATTCTCACCTTCCTGGGTGGATTCCATCCCCAAACAGAGTCCCTGTGGCTCACGGATATGGCTCACCACCACCTTGCTATTGCTGTGCTCTTTATCGTGGCAGGTCACATGTACCGCACCCAGTTTGGGATTGGCCACAGTATCAAAGAGATGATGGATGCCAAGGATTTCTTTGGCACCAAGGTGGAAGGTCCCTTCAACATGCCTCACCAAGGCATCTATGAAACCTACAACAACTCACTGCACTTCCAACTGGGCTGGCACTTGGCCTGCTTGGGCGTGATCACTTCCTTGGTGGCACAACACATGTACTCGCTGCCACCCTATGCCTTCATTGCCCAAGACCATACCACGATGGCTGCCCTTTACACCCATCACCAGTACATTGCTGGCTTCTTGATGGTGGGTGCCTTTGCCCATGGTGCTATCTTCTTGGTGCGTGACTACGATCCAGCCCAAAATAAAGGTAATGTGTTGGATCGGGTGCTGCAACACAAAGAGGCGATCATTTCCCACTTGAGCTGGGTGTCGCTCTTCTTGGGCTTCCACACCTTGGGTCTCTATGTCCACAACGATGTGGTGGTGGCCTTTGGTACTCCTGAGAAGCAAATCCTGATTGAGCCGGTGTTTGCCCAGTTCATTCAAGCAGCCCACGGAAAACTACTCTATGGGTTTGATACATTGCTGTCGAATCCCGATAGCATTGCCAGCACTGCTTGGCCGAACTATGGCAACGTCTGGCTACCCGGTTGGCTCGATGCCATCAACAGTGGCACGAACTCTCTGTTTTTGACAATTGGTCCTGGGGACTTCTTGGTGCACCACGCCATTGCCCTAGGTCTGCACACCACCACCCTGATTTTGGTCAAGGGTGCATTGGATGCCCGTGGCTCCAAACTGATGCCAGATAAGAAAGACTTCGGCTATGCTTTCCCCTGCGATGGCCCTGGCCGCGGCGGTACCTGCGATATTTCCGCATGGGATGCCTTCTATCTGGCTATGTTCTGGATGCTGAACACCATTGGCTGGGTGACTTTCTACTGGCACTGGAAACACCTCGGTGTCTGGGAAGGCAACGTGGCGCAGTTCAATGAAAGCTCCACCTACCTCATGGGTTGGCTACGGGATTACCTGTGGTTGAATTCATCCCAGCTCATTAATGGCTACAACCCCTTCGGCACCAATAACTTGTCAGTGTGGGCATGGATGTTCCTGTTTGGTCACCTTGTGTGGGCCACTGGCTTCATGTTCCTGATTAGCTGGCGGGGCTACTGGCAAGAGCTAATTGAAACCCTGGTGTGGGCACACGAGCGGACTCCCTTGGCCAACTTGGTGCGCTGGAAAGACAAACCTGTGGCGCTGTCGATTGTTCAGGCCCGTTTGGTCGGTTTGGCACACTTCAGCGTTGGCTATATCTTGACCTATGCTGCCTTCCTAATTGCTTCAACGGCAGCCAAGTTCGGTTGA
- a CDS encoding mechanosensitive ion channel has translation MQDRFIFSISTFPYKNYIEQLLAQEDVGEFPQVVGENSASFTLGLNNLGALLVQVVIAVALLFVGWIVATVLARVTQSILKRVRLDEWLTQFLGGNESLQGLSPTAILSGAVFWIIFLLGVVAFLDALRLTTVSQPLNAFLNQIFSFLPKLGVAILLLDLAWVVATISKMLVTQSARSLNLDRSLPLESREEGAPTMSVAEMLGNTLYWFVFLFFLPLILGVLNLEGSLQPVQNLLNDILGTLPFIFKAVIIAVVGWFVARIIRSLVINLMTAMGIQRIGQRLGLGQASLGESLATVIGTIVYVLILIPTAIASLEALQIQAITAPATAMLNEVLTALPRIFTAAVILILAYVIGRFVAEAVQNFLQTIGFDQLLVWLGIEPSPATATEPQGSSLGERPPHWRQPSEVVGIVTLVGVILFGAIAAVEVLDIPALSAFVSALVVILGRVLVGILILAVGLYFANLTFRILAGSGTSQARFLAQAARIAIMTFVGAMALQHMGVATSIVNLAFGLLFGSIAVAIALAFGLGCRGIAAAQVEEWIALLKGRNSTPE, from the coding sequence ATGCAGGATAGATTCATATTCTCTATTTCTACATTTCCGTACAAAAACTATATTGAACAGTTATTAGCACAAGAAGATGTTGGCGAATTTCCCCAGGTTGTGGGCGAAAATTCAGCCAGTTTCACCTTGGGTCTCAATAATTTGGGTGCACTTTTAGTGCAGGTGGTGATTGCAGTTGCGTTGTTGTTCGTTGGCTGGATTGTTGCAACTGTTTTAGCAAGGGTCACACAATCAATTTTGAAACGGGTGCGCCTCGATGAATGGTTGACCCAGTTTTTGGGGGGGAATGAATCACTACAAGGCCTATCACCAACAGCAATTTTGTCAGGAGCTGTTTTTTGGATTATCTTTCTGCTGGGAGTGGTGGCCTTCTTGGATGCCCTGCGACTCACAACCGTTTCCCAGCCCCTCAATGCTTTTCTGAATCAAATTTTTAGTTTCCTGCCAAAACTAGGGGTAGCTATTCTGCTTTTGGATCTGGCTTGGGTCGTAGCAACGATATCAAAAATGCTCGTGACTCAGTCTGCCCGCTCTCTCAATTTGGATCGCTCACTACCGCTGGAATCTCGCGAAGAGGGCGCTCCCACAATGTCTGTGGCTGAGATGTTGGGAAATACCCTCTACTGGTTTGTGTTCCTCTTCTTCCTGCCCTTGATTTTAGGGGTGCTGAATCTAGAGGGCTCCCTGCAGCCGGTGCAAAATCTCTTGAACGATATTCTAGGGACATTGCCCTTTATCTTTAAGGCAGTGATCATTGCTGTTGTTGGCTGGTTTGTTGCGCGAATTATCCGCAGTTTGGTTATTAACTTGATGACAGCCATGGGAATTCAGCGCATTGGTCAGCGTTTGGGTCTAGGACAAGCCAGTCTGGGTGAATCCTTAGCAACGGTTATTGGTACAATCGTCTATGTCCTCATTTTGATCCCGACGGCGATCGCCAGCCTTGAGGCTCTGCAAATTCAAGCAATTACGGCACCGGCAACGGCGATGCTTAATGAGGTGCTGACGGCATTGCCAAGAATTTTTACAGCCGCAGTTATTCTCATCTTGGCCTATGTCATCGGTCGCTTTGTGGCGGAGGCGGTGCAGAATTTCCTGCAAACCATTGGGTTTGATCAACTGTTGGTCTGGTTGGGTATCGAACCATCCCCTGCAACGGCTACAGAACCTCAAGGCAGTTCCCTTGGGGAGCGTCCTCCTCATTGGCGCCAACCCTCTGAAGTGGTTGGCATTGTTACTTTAGTGGGGGTGATTCTCTTTGGGGCGATCGCTGCCGTGGAGGTGCTCGATATCCCTGCCCTGAGCGCCTTTGTGAGTGCCCTTGTGGTCATTCTCGGTCGGGTACTGGTGGGTATCCTCATCTTGGCAGTGGGTCTATACTTTGCCAATTTGACGTTTCGGATTCTTGCCGGTTCGGGAACCTCCCAAGCCCGTTTTCTCGCTCAAGCGGCTCGGATTGCCATCATGACCTTTGTGGGCGCCATGGCCCTCCAACACATGGGCGTTGCCACCAGTATTGTTAACCTTGCCTTTGGCCTTCTCTTTGGCTCAATTGCAGTGGCGATCGCCCTAGCCTTTGGATTGGGATGTCGCGGGATTGCCGCAGCTCAAGTGGAAGAGTGGATTGCCTTGCTCAAGGGTAGGAATTCAACTCCAGAGTGA
- the ftsH2 gene encoding ATP-dependent zinc metalloprotease FtsH2, which translates to MKVSWKTVLLWSIPLLLIGILLWQGVSNFMLNQSQPPLNTASTRMSYGRFLSYLDAGRISKVDIFDNGRTAIVDVSDPELINGRPLRVRVDMPGTAPEVISKLREQHVEIDVHPARNDGALWGLLGNLLFPILLLGGLFFLFRRSSNVPGGPGQAINFGKSRARFQMEAKTGVMFDDVAGVDEAKEELQEVVTFLKKPEKFTAVGARIPKGVLLVGPPGTGKTMLAKAIAGEAGVPFFSISGSEFVEMFVGVGASRVRDLFRKAKENAPCLIFIDEIDAVGRQRGAGIGGGNDEREQTLNQLLTEMDGFEGNTGIIVIAATNRPDVLDAALLRPGRFDRQVIVDAPDIKGRLAILKVHARNKKLAPEVSLEAIARRTPGFTGADLANLLNEAAILTARRRKPAITMLEIDDAVDRVVAGMEGTPLIDGKSKRLIAYHEVGHAIVGTLLKDHDPVQKVTLVPRGQARGLTWFMPSEDSGLISRSQLMARMAGALGGRAAEYVVFGDAEVTTGAGNDLQQVTAMARQMVTRFGMSDLGPLSLETQNGEVFLGRDLVSRTEYSEEIAARIDAQVRELVQHSYELAIKIIRENRVVIDRLVDLLVEKETIDGEEFRQIVAEYTVVPDKERFVPQL; encoded by the coding sequence ATGAAAGTCTCTTGGAAAACTGTTCTCCTTTGGTCAATCCCCCTACTGCTCATTGGGATTCTCCTGTGGCAGGGGGTGAGCAACTTTATGCTCAATCAAAGCCAGCCTCCCCTGAATACCGCCAGTACGCGCATGAGCTATGGGCGATTCCTCAGCTATTTGGATGCGGGCCGCATTAGTAAAGTCGACATTTTCGATAATGGTCGCACCGCCATTGTGGATGTCTCTGATCCAGAATTGATTAACGGTCGCCCCCTGCGGGTACGGGTAGATATGCCGGGGACAGCGCCGGAAGTCATTAGTAAACTGCGCGAGCAGCACGTAGAAATTGATGTGCATCCGGCTCGCAATGATGGTGCCCTGTGGGGTCTCTTGGGTAATTTACTCTTTCCCATCTTGCTTTTGGGGGGACTCTTTTTCCTCTTCCGCCGCTCCAGCAATGTACCAGGGGGACCGGGCCAAGCGATCAACTTCGGCAAATCTCGTGCCCGCTTCCAAATGGAGGCCAAAACCGGCGTGATGTTTGACGATGTCGCTGGTGTCGATGAAGCCAAGGAAGAACTGCAAGAGGTGGTCACCTTCCTGAAGAAGCCGGAGAAATTTACAGCAGTCGGTGCTCGCATTCCCAAGGGGGTTCTGCTGGTGGGCCCTCCGGGCACTGGCAAAACGATGCTCGCCAAGGCGATCGCGGGTGAGGCAGGCGTCCCCTTCTTTTCCATCTCGGGTTCAGAATTTGTCGAGATGTTTGTTGGCGTCGGCGCTTCCCGCGTCCGCGATCTCTTCCGCAAAGCGAAAGAAAATGCCCCCTGCTTGATCTTTATCGATGAAATTGATGCCGTGGGTCGCCAGCGGGGTGCCGGGATTGGCGGTGGCAACGATGAGCGGGAGCAAACCCTCAACCAACTCCTCACAGAAATGGATGGCTTTGAGGGGAACACAGGCATCATTGTTATTGCTGCAACAAACCGTCCCGATGTTCTTGATGCAGCACTGTTGCGTCCCGGTCGCTTTGACCGTCAAGTCATTGTCGATGCCCCTGATATTAAGGGACGTTTGGCAATTCTCAAGGTGCACGCCCGCAACAAAAAACTGGCGCCCGAAGTGTCCTTAGAAGCCATTGCTCGCCGTACTCCCGGTTTTACCGGGGCGGATTTGGCCAACCTCCTCAATGAAGCAGCAATTCTCACGGCCCGTCGTCGCAAGCCGGCGATCACGATGCTGGAAATTGACGATGCCGTGGATCGGGTGGTTGCTGGTATGGAGGGCACACCCCTGATTGATGGCAAGAGCAAACGCCTTATTGCCTACCATGAAGTGGGCCATGCTATTGTCGGTACACTGCTCAAGGATCACGATCCGGTGCAAAAAGTAACCTTGGTGCCCCGTGGTCAAGCCCGTGGTCTTACTTGGTTCATGCCCTCAGAGGATTCAGGGCTGATCTCGCGATCGCAACTCATGGCGCGGATGGCCGGTGCTCTTGGCGGTCGGGCAGCTGAATACGTTGTCTTTGGCGATGCTGAAGTCACCACTGGCGCAGGCAATGATCTGCAACAGGTGACGGCAATGGCACGGCAAATGGTGACCCGCTTTGGGATGTCCGACCTTGGGCCACTGTCTTTAGAAACCCAAAATGGCGAAGTGTTCTTAGGGCGGGATTTGGTGTCTCGAACTGAATACTCCGAGGAAATTGCCGCTCGCATTGATGCCCAAGTGCGGGAACTGGTGCAGCACAGCTACGAACTGGCCATTAAGATCATTCGCGAAAACCGCGTCGTCATTGACCGTTTGGTGGATCTATTGGTGGAAAAAGAAACGATTGATGGTGAAGAGTTCCGTCAGATTGTTGCTGAGTACACCGTAGTTCCCGATAAAGAGCGATTTGTGCCCCAACTGTAG